From one Babylonia areolata isolate BAREFJ2019XMU chromosome 35, ASM4173473v1, whole genome shotgun sequence genomic stretch:
- the LOC143277958 gene encoding uncharacterized protein LOC143277958: MSGTAWWLLALWGACCMPGAEGHGRMLLPPSRPTAWRLGFDSPVNYDDNQQYCGGRAVHKKFGYKCGICGDPWQPSPRPYERPDGALIMKENFVLSTYITGSVITASIQITASHLGYFEFYLCNVDELPDPVEATHDCLHRHLLRMPSEGGATRYTQVSRGVHEISLQLPAGLVCHHCVLQWKYKAGNDWHYGCKGCGPQEEFYSCADLSVTRQDGSLPTRPTPAATTTQDPYHYVPVSLRPAIASPSPPGQNETQRDPPTEAMLRFFLCTFCVGQLLGSGELPQVCVGKVDSVRACPRSLP; this comes from the exons ATGTCCGGAACAGCGTGGTGGTTGCTGGCCCTGTGGGGCGCGTGCTGCATGCCGGGAGCGGAGGGCCACGGCCGCATGTTGCTGCCCCCCTCGCGCCCCACCGCCTGGAGGTTGGGGTTCGATTCTCCGGTCAACTATGACGACAACCAGCAGTACTGCGGAGGACGGGCG GTGCACAAAAAATTCGGGTACAAGTGCGGCATTTGCGGCGACCCGTGGCAGCCAAGCCCGCGGCCCTACGAGCGCCCAGACGGAGCGCTGATCATGAAGGAGAACTTTGTCCTGAGCACGTACATCACCGGGTCCGTCATTACCGCTTCCATTCAGATCACCGCGTCACACCTG GGGTACTTTGAGTTCTACCTGTGTAACGTGGACGAGCTACCCGACCCTGTGGAGGCCACCCACGACTGTCTGCACAGGCACCTGCTGCGGATGCCCAGCGAGGGTGGGGCCACCCGCTACACCCAGGTCAGCCGGGGTGTGCACGAGATCTCCCTGCAGCTGCCAGCAGGCCTCGTGTGTCACCACTGTGTGCTGCAGTGGAAGTATAAGGCAG GCAACGACTGGCACTACGGATGTAAAGGCTGTGGACCCCAGGAGGAATTCTACTCATGCGCCGACCTCAGCGTCACCCGGCAGGACGGCTCCCTGCCCACACGCCCAAcccccgccgccaccaccacccaggaCCCTTACCACTACGTACCCGTATCGCTGAGGCCCGCCAtcgcctccccatcccctcccgggCAGAACGAGACGCAACGAGACCCGCCCACGGAGGCCATGCTGAGGTTCTTCCTGTGCACGTTCTGCGTGGGGCAGCTGCTTGGCAGCGGGGAACTGCCCCAAGTCTGTGTGGGCAAGGTGGACTCGGTCCGTGCCTGTCCCAGGTCCCTGCCATGA